Sequence from the Methylocystis sp. ATCC 49242 genome:
TCGATAAGATTGGTGCCGCCTGCAATGAATTTTGCGTTTGAATCGCCGGCGATCTGGCGTATCGCATCCCCGACATCACGGGCGCGCGCATAATGAAAGCTGATCATGATCGCCCCATCGCTTGCTGGATTGCCGCGACTATGTTGGGATAGGCCCCGCAGCGGCAGACGTTGCCACTCATGAGTTCACGGATGTCTTCTGCAGTTTTCGCCCTGCCCTCGGCGATCAACCCCACCGCTGAGCAGATTTGCCCCGGCGTGCAATAGCCGCATTGAAACGCGTCATGGTCGATGAACGCTTGCTGAAGTGGATGCAGCGCGCCGTCCGCCGCTAGACCCTCGATTGTCGTGATCTGCGCTCCGTCGCACATGACGGCAAACGTCATGCACGAGTTGATGCGCCGGCCGTCAATAAGGACGGTACAGGCGCCGCACTGGCCCTGATCACAGCCCTTCTTTGTCCCGGTCAGGTCAAGTTTCTCGCGCAGCAAGTCAAGGAGCGTCGTGCGAGGATC
This genomic interval carries:
- a CDS encoding (2Fe-2S)-binding protein, with amino-acid sequence MKSILKAAAQALATLGLKRKTKVESVSPKGLQLLVAAHPPAGLTTSDGVCVNLTINQVPYSFTLDPRTTLLDLLREKLDLTGTKKGCDQGQCGACTVLIDGRRINSCMTFAVMCDGAQITTIEGLAADGALHPLQQAFIDHDAFQCGYCTPGQICSAVGLIAEGRAKTAEDIRELMSGNVCRCGAYPNIVAAIQQAMGRS